From a single Actinomyces viscosus genomic region:
- a CDS encoding sensor histidine kinase, with translation MTDRGGRTDRDMPVHEAAVPLTTSLSAAYDWRVRHRTVPGRGGRWSRYSVPVVDLALGTVFLVFALETVTFILRFGGYAVYVADFALCLALALTQFGRLRLLRVSFVVTYSLLAAYAVLVALSPVNLGLNPIIATAVTSLYTVTRWEPDRRWGTTALLLALAGALVNPVTLASYSRSYESGADPTAGTGLTWAVLAARTLTSLVFVGTVVLTYLLASSRRRVAENQARDVGIAAAQAVAAERLSLARELHDLVGHSLTTIKVQAATGLALGGEERLRSTLTTVRDTADASLTSVRQLVSVLRSDAGEITPLADLRTIPVLIETTRGSGVRINAVLPEPGDLARCNEGWSAIQRLTLVRLVGEALANAVRHGSGQIELSLTLSPASCHLHVTNPVSESLEHSRFGGSGLVGLEERLRLVGGTMAHGLQHDDGHGFFTLDVDFPVTPLELSASAPVPDQHHDATGTGDFR, from the coding sequence ATGACTGACCGGGGTGGCCGCACGGATCGGGACATGCCGGTCCACGAGGCTGCGGTACCGCTGACGACGAGCCTGTCGGCCGCCTACGACTGGCGCGTCCGGCACCGTACGGTGCCAGGGCGAGGAGGCCGCTGGTCGCGGTACTCCGTCCCGGTGGTGGATCTCGCCCTGGGGACCGTCTTCCTCGTCTTCGCCCTGGAGACAGTCACCTTCATCCTGCGCTTCGGCGGGTACGCCGTCTATGTGGCCGACTTCGCCCTGTGCCTGGCGCTGGCGCTGACGCAGTTCGGACGGTTACGCCTCCTGCGCGTCTCCTTCGTGGTGACCTACAGCCTGCTGGCGGCCTATGCGGTCCTCGTTGCTCTCTCCCCGGTCAACCTCGGCCTCAACCCGATCATCGCCACGGCGGTCACCAGCCTCTACACCGTCACCCGCTGGGAGCCCGACCGACGCTGGGGAACCACGGCGCTCCTGCTGGCTCTGGCCGGGGCACTGGTCAACCCGGTCACCCTCGCCTCCTACAGCAGGTCGTACGAGTCCGGCGCCGACCCGACGGCGGGAACCGGCCTGACCTGGGCCGTCCTCGCAGCCCGAACGCTGACCAGCCTGGTCTTCGTGGGCACCGTGGTCCTCACCTACCTGCTGGCCTCCTCCCGGCGCCGGGTCGCCGAGAACCAGGCCCGCGACGTCGGCATCGCCGCGGCTCAGGCGGTTGCGGCCGAGCGCCTCAGCCTGGCCAGAGAGCTCCACGACCTCGTGGGGCACAGCCTCACCACGATCAAGGTGCAGGCCGCCACCGGCCTGGCCCTGGGCGGCGAGGAACGGCTGCGGAGCACCCTGACCACCGTGCGCGACACCGCTGACGCCTCCCTGACCTCCGTGCGCCAGCTCGTCTCCGTCCTGCGCTCCGATGCCGGCGAGATCACTCCCCTGGCGGACCTGCGCACCATCCCGGTTCTCATCGAGACCACCCGGGGCTCGGGCGTCCGGATCAACGCGGTGCTCCCCGAACCAGGGGATCTGGCGCGCTGCAACGAGGGATGGTCGGCGATACAGCGCCTGACCCTTGTCCGACTTGTTGGAGAGGCCCTCGCCAACGCCGTCAGGCACGGATCCGGTCAGATCGAGCTGAGCCTGACACTGTCACCGGCCTCCTGCCACCTTCACGTCACCAACCCGGTCTCCGAGTCCTTGGAGCACTCGCGCTTCGGCGGCAGCGGGCTCGTGGGTCTCGAGGAACGACTCAGGCTCGTAGGCGGAACCATGGCCCACGGACTCCAGCACGACGACGGCCACGGCTTCTTCACCCTTGACGTCGACTTCCCGGTCACCCCGCTCGAGCTGTCCGCGAGCGCCCCGGTGCCGGACCAGCACCATGACGCGACAGGAACAGGAGACTTTCGATGA
- a CDS encoding helix-turn-helix transcriptional regulator, whose amino-acid sequence MARVSASDQLTRLLALPAWVADHPGVSIKEAAEHFGVTPAVIERDVNTLWVSGLPGGLHGDLVDFDATDFEAGRLRLAEPLGLDRPVRLTRQEAISLLMALRVLADLLADDEASAAAIVSTQQALTDLLAAGASDDDVAAVPRGVLPVERSGHSTRTAQVLGTVRSALRDGRRLHLVYVSATDTSSERDVDPITLESDGSHMTLVAWCLSAKAERSFRLDRIESAQLLDIPAIRHRSRRRKAGSEIERSAGERPRATLTLRPTGRWLVEQIPCVSQEETADGNLRAVVEGRDRAWLVGLVLSAGRHLIAVEPTDLAQETAGVAERALTSYDTGAE is encoded by the coding sequence ATGGCACGTGTATCCGCTTCCGACCAGCTCACGCGGCTGCTCGCCCTGCCCGCCTGGGTCGCCGACCACCCCGGCGTCTCCATCAAGGAGGCCGCCGAGCACTTCGGCGTCACCCCGGCCGTCATCGAGCGCGATGTCAACACCTTGTGGGTCTCCGGGCTGCCCGGCGGCCTGCACGGGGACCTCGTGGACTTCGACGCCACAGACTTCGAGGCCGGGCGCCTGCGCCTGGCCGAGCCTCTGGGACTGGATCGTCCGGTCCGTCTCACCCGGCAGGAGGCGATCTCCTTGCTCATGGCCCTCAGGGTCCTGGCCGACCTCCTCGCCGACGACGAGGCCTCAGCTGCCGCCATCGTCTCCACCCAGCAGGCGCTCACCGACTTGCTCGCAGCCGGTGCCTCCGACGACGACGTGGCGGCCGTACCCCGTGGGGTTCTGCCTGTCGAGCGCTCCGGTCATTCCACCCGGACGGCTCAGGTCCTGGGCACCGTGCGCTCCGCGCTGCGGGACGGACGCCGCCTTCACCTGGTCTACGTCTCCGCCACCGACACCTCCTCCGAGCGCGACGTCGATCCCATCACCCTGGAAAGTGACGGATCACATATGACTCTCGTGGCCTGGTGCCTCAGCGCCAAGGCCGAACGCAGTTTCCGGCTCGACCGGATCGAGTCGGCCCAGCTTCTCGACATCCCGGCCATCCGTCACCGCAGCCGACGTCGGAAGGCCGGGTCCGAGATCGAGCGGTCCGCCGGGGAAAGGCCTCGCGCCACCTTGACTCTGCGACCGACGGGCCGCTGGCTCGTGGAGCAGATCCCGTGCGTCTCCCAGGAGGAGACCGCGGACGGCAATCTCAGAGCCGTCGTGGAGGGACGCGACCGCGCCTGGCTCGTCGGCCTGGTCCTCTCAGCGGGTCGCCACCTCATCGCCGTCGAGCCCACTGACCTCGCCCAGGAGACGGCAGGCGTTGCCGAACGGGCCCTGACCTCATATGACACCGGTGCGGAATGA
- a CDS encoding DUF3866 family protein, with translation MMWRDGVVTGTRTAWGPEGRSCVELEVELTGAPDGAISLLPGQQVRAVAYEALTGAPARGERVRLEVSALDRALGTGGHAMVSARLDVLPADPPREGHLVKARYMPDQVMVTGVDEQGTAHHGLLSRPIGSLDLEGMPVVVADLHSSLPAVLAGLRAPRGEEQPRVVYIMTDGGALPLAYSRLVAALSRAGWLAGTVTAGQAWGGDVEAVSVHNALLAARHVLRADAAIVIQGPGNLGTETPWGFSGVSCGDAVNAIAALGGRPVACLRMSQADARPRHRGVSHHSMTAYGRVALAEADVVVPDLHGPLGAQVRREAEVLCAPRPGAAQHRLVGIPCDGLLELLQAAEKETGVRLSTMRRGLEEDAAAFIAAAAAGRHARRILDAGTAHD, from the coding sequence ATGATGTGGCGCGACGGCGTAGTGACCGGGACCAGGACGGCGTGGGGGCCCGAGGGGCGCTCCTGCGTGGAGCTGGAGGTGGAGCTCACCGGCGCTCCGGACGGCGCGATCAGCCTGCTTCCCGGCCAGCAGGTCCGGGCGGTCGCCTACGAGGCCCTCACCGGAGCGCCCGCGCGCGGGGAGCGGGTGCGGCTGGAGGTCTCAGCCCTGGACCGCGCCCTGGGCACAGGAGGGCACGCCATGGTCAGCGCCCGCCTGGACGTCCTCCCCGCCGACCCGCCGCGCGAGGGTCACCTCGTCAAGGCTCGCTACATGCCCGACCAGGTCATGGTCACCGGCGTCGACGAGCAGGGCACCGCCCACCACGGTCTCCTGTCCCGGCCGATCGGCAGCCTCGACCTGGAGGGGATGCCGGTGGTCGTGGCCGACCTGCACTCGAGCCTGCCGGCCGTGCTCGCCGGGCTGCGCGCCCCCCGGGGTGAGGAGCAGCCGCGCGTCGTCTACATCATGACCGACGGCGGGGCCCTGCCCCTGGCCTACTCCCGCCTCGTCGCCGCCTTGAGCCGGGCCGGCTGGCTGGCCGGGACCGTGACGGCCGGGCAGGCGTGGGGCGGCGACGTCGAGGCGGTCAGCGTCCACAACGCGCTCCTGGCGGCCCGTCACGTTCTGCGCGCCGACGCCGCCATCGTCATCCAGGGGCCCGGGAACCTGGGCACCGAGACGCCCTGGGGCTTTTCGGGGGTGTCCTGCGGAGACGCGGTCAACGCCATTGCCGCGCTGGGTGGGCGCCCGGTGGCCTGCCTGCGCATGTCCCAGGCCGACGCCCGCCCCCGCCACCGGGGCGTCTCGCACCACTCGATGACCGCTTACGGGCGGGTTGCGCTGGCGGAGGCCGACGTCGTCGTTCCCGACCTGCACGGTCCGCTGGGAGCTCAGGTTCGCCGGGAGGCCGAGGTCCTGTGCGCACCGCGCCCGGGTGCGGCGCAGCACCGGCTCGTTGGGATCCCCTGCGACGGGCTCCTGGAGCTGCTGCAGGCGGCTGAGAAGGAGACCGGCGTGAGGCTGTCCACCATGCGGCGGGGCCTTGAGGAGGATGCGGCCGCGTTCATCGCCGCGGCCGCGGCCGGCCGCCATGCGCGCCGGATCCTGGACGCGGGGACGGCGCATGACTGA
- a CDS encoding helix-turn-helix transcriptional regulator, with protein MSQQTRSTEERLVSLLLTLRNTTTGLSAEELVASVPGYASGDPATNPLSARRKFERDKDTLRELGIEVTTTGRPDEPRYRIDEDDYTLPALHLSAEQAACLNLAASAWRDGDLPATARRALTKLRAVSEGPAGSSAADLPTLTADLSGDEIPEALVAAVDERRLVTFDYVSARSGSTRARTVEPHHLRLSEGAWYLDAAEPRTADDAEEAWDGEDAKDATEDTGDPQDARGTSVTLLTFRLARIAGPVTVHSRPGAFTRLPAGTPSRRRALLAAFPGRALGLRLAGAHLDPAQEPHAELPAHLEGRDLIAVDYEDPFSFAGTIAALGDAVVVLGPEPLRQAVLAHLRGAAALAAPEEK; from the coding sequence GTGAGCCAGCAGACCCGCAGCACCGAGGAGCGCCTGGTGAGCCTCCTGCTCACCCTGCGCAACACCACCACCGGGCTCAGTGCCGAGGAGCTCGTCGCCAGCGTGCCCGGTTACGCCTCAGGTGACCCGGCCACCAACCCGCTCTCGGCCCGCCGCAAGTTCGAGCGGGACAAGGACACGCTGCGCGAGCTCGGCATCGAGGTGACCACCACCGGACGCCCCGACGAGCCCCGGTACCGGATCGACGAGGACGACTACACCCTGCCCGCGCTGCACCTGAGCGCCGAGCAGGCCGCCTGCCTGAACCTGGCCGCCTCCGCCTGGCGCGACGGCGACCTGCCCGCCACGGCGAGGCGCGCCCTGACCAAGCTGCGCGCCGTCAGCGAGGGGCCGGCGGGAAGCAGCGCCGCCGACCTTCCGACCCTCACCGCGGACCTGTCCGGCGACGAGATCCCCGAGGCCCTCGTCGCCGCGGTCGACGAGCGCCGCCTGGTCACCTTCGACTACGTCTCCGCCCGCTCGGGCAGCACCCGGGCCCGCACCGTCGAGCCCCACCACCTGCGCCTGAGCGAGGGCGCCTGGTACCTCGACGCCGCCGAGCCGCGCACCGCCGACGACGCGGAAGAGGCCTGGGACGGGGAGGACGCCAAGGACGCGACAGAGGACACGGGGGATCCGCAGGATGCGAGAGGAACCTCCGTCACGCTGCTGACCTTCCGCCTGGCCCGTATCGCCGGGCCGGTGACCGTCCACAGCCGCCCCGGGGCCTTCACCCGGCTGCCCGCCGGTACTCCCTCCCGCCGGCGCGCGCTCCTCGCCGCGTTCCCGGGGCGCGCTTTGGGGCTGCGCCTGGCCGGGGCGCACCTCGACCCGGCACAGGAGCCGCATGCCGAGCTGCCCGCGCACCTGGAGGGACGAGACCTCATCGCCGTCGACTACGAGGACCCCTTCTCCTTCGCCGGCACCATCGCCGCTCTCGGCGACGCCGTCGTGGTCCTCGGCCCCGAGCCCCTGCGCCAGGCGGTCCTGGCGCACCTGCGAGGCGCCGCCGCGCTCGCGGCACCGGAGGAGAAGTGA
- the tatA gene encoding Sec-independent protein translocase subunit TatA: MRFQLWHMIVLLVLVLVVFGSSRLPDIAKSVGQSMKVFKKEIKELRDEDETEKPAAQIQQQPQEGTYYTEPTQSGQSAQSTEGTSQK, encoded by the coding sequence ATGCGGTTTCAACTTTGGCACATGATCGTCCTGCTTGTTCTTGTGCTGGTTGTCTTCGGGTCCAGCAGGCTCCCTGACATCGCCAAGAGCGTGGGCCAGTCCATGAAGGTCTTCAAGAAGGAGATCAAGGAGCTGCGCGACGAGGACGAGACCGAGAAGCCCGCCGCTCAGATTCAGCAGCAGCCCCAGGAGGGCACCTACTACACCGAGCCCACCCAGTCCGGTCAGTCCGCCCAGAGCACCGAGGGCACATCCCAGAAGTGA